A genomic window from Nanoarchaeota archaeon includes:
- a CDS encoding ZIP family metal transporter, translated as MASELINIIILSTLAGLATGVGGLLAVIRKPGKKLFGFLTGFAAGVMLVISFMGLVIEAWKDIGYLMTTLGFAIGAIVMFLLDVYIPHIHFSTKETGKVNKKLFKTGILIALGITLHNIPEGISVGAGYIHLPEFGVLIAIAIALHNIPEGIATALPIYMSGASRITAVKIAFFSGMVEPIGALFAGLFLKNYVSSVSIALAFAAGVMVFITLDELIPSTTKGSHEHSTALGIIAGTVSTFLLLGIFHI; from the coding sequence ATGGCATCCGAATTAATCAACATCATTATTCTAAGCACTTTAGCAGGATTAGCAACTGGGGTCGGAGGGCTATTAGCAGTAATCAGAAAGCCCGGGAAAAAATTATTCGGATTCCTGACAGGATTTGCAGCAGGCGTTATGCTCGTTATTTCTTTTATGGGGCTGGTTATAGAAGCCTGGAAAGATATAGGGTATTTAATGACTACTCTCGGCTTTGCAATAGGGGCTATAGTGATGTTTTTGCTTGATGTTTACATACCGCATATACACTTTTCAACAAAAGAAACAGGAAAAGTTAATAAAAAATTATTTAAAACAGGCATCTTGATTGCACTGGGCATTACACTCCACAATATTCCTGAAGGTATTTCAGTCGGCGCAGGTTATATCCACCTGCCGGAATTTGGCGTGCTGATTGCAATAGCAATTGCTTTGCACAATATCCCTGAGGGAATAGCAACTGCGCTACCAATCTATATGAGCGGAGCCTCACGAATAACTGCAGTTAAAATTGCCTTTTTCTCAGGAATGGTTGAACCAATAGGCGCGCTTTTCGCAGGACTATTTCTTAAAAACTACGTATCGTCGGTGTCTATAGCGCTTGCTTTTGCAGCCGGAGTAATGGTTTTTATAACTCTGGACGAATTGATTCCAAGCACAACTAAAGGAAGCCATGAACATTCCACGGCACTCGGGATTATCGCAGGAACGGTCTCCACATTTTTATTGCTCGGAATATTCCATATCTGA